The proteins below come from a single Mycolicibacterium sp. TY81 genomic window:
- the ftsY gene encoding signal recognition particle-docking protein FtsY: MSEGLWIAIAIVAVLVVTALVVGFVRYRRSRISLSAPEETPKLDRSGGYTASSGITFSSSDTAEKLPTVGDDAEIPRDSRKRTIADVQLPEPEVVTEPEVVAEAPEAVAEPEVVAEPEPTAAPEPEAAPEPEAAPEPEPAPEVAPRDEIAPTAGRLERLRGRLAKSQTTLGRSMLGLLGGGDLDEDSWETIEDTLLIADLGPVATESVVTALRSRMAEANVRTEADARAVLREVLIKELRTDLDRSIKALPHADKPSVLLVVGVNGAGKTTTVGKLARVLVADGRRVVLGAADTFRAAAADQLQSWGARVGADIVRGPEGADPASVAFDAVDKGIAAGADVVVVDTAGRLHTKTGLMDELGKVKRVVEKRAKVDEVLLVLDATIGQNSLPQARVFAEVVDITGVVLTKLDGTAKGGIVFRVQQELGVPVKLVGLGEGPDDLAPFEPAAFVDALLG; this comes from the coding sequence GTGTCGGAAGGTCTCTGGATCGCGATAGCGATCGTTGCTGTTCTCGTTGTCACCGCTCTGGTGGTCGGATTCGTCCGCTACCGGCGCAGCAGGATTTCGCTGTCCGCGCCGGAGGAGACGCCGAAGCTGGACCGGTCTGGCGGCTACACGGCGTCATCAGGCATCACGTTCAGTAGTTCGGACACCGCGGAGAAGCTGCCGACCGTCGGCGACGACGCCGAGATTCCGCGAGACTCGCGCAAGCGCACCATCGCCGACGTCCAGCTGCCCGAGCCGGAGGTCGTGACCGAGCCGGAAGTGGTCGCCGAGGCACCGGAAGCGGTCGCTGAGCCGGAAGTGGTGGCCGAGCCCGAGCCGACCGCCGCGCCCGAACCCGAGGCAGCGCCGGAACCCGAGGCAGCTCCCGAGCCCGAGCCCGCACCCGAGGTTGCGCCGCGCGATGAGATCGCACCGACCGCCGGCCGGCTGGAGCGCCTGCGTGGCCGCCTGGCCAAGTCGCAGACCACGCTGGGGCGCAGCATGCTGGGCCTGCTGGGCGGTGGCGACCTCGACGAGGACTCGTGGGAGACCATCGAAGACACCCTCCTCATCGCCGATCTGGGCCCGGTCGCCACCGAATCGGTCGTCACCGCGCTGCGCAGCCGCATGGCAGAGGCCAACGTGCGCACCGAGGCCGACGCCCGCGCCGTGCTGCGCGAGGTGCTGATCAAGGAACTGCGGACCGATCTGGACCGGTCCATCAAGGCGCTGCCGCACGCCGACAAGCCGTCGGTGTTGCTCGTCGTCGGTGTCAACGGCGCCGGCAAGACCACCACGGTCGGCAAGCTGGCCCGCGTGCTGGTCGCGGACGGGCGTCGCGTCGTGCTCGGCGCGGCGGACACCTTCCGTGCCGCGGCGGCCGACCAGCTGCAGAGCTGGGGTGCCCGCGTCGGCGCCGACATCGTGCGTGGCCCCGAGGGCGCGGATCCGGCCTCGGTTGCCTTCGACGCCGTCGACAAGGGCATCGCAGCGGGCGCTGACGTCGTCGTGGTGGACACGGCGGGCCGGCTGCACACCAAGACCGGTCTGATGGACGAACTGGGCAAGGTCAAGCGCGTCGTCGAGAAGCGCGCCAAGGTCGACGAGGTGCTGCTCGTGCTGGACGCGACCATCGGCCAGAACAGCCTGCCGCAGGCCCGGGTCTTCGCCGAGGTGGTCGACATCACCGGCGTGGTGCTGACCAAACTCGACGGCACCGCCAAGGGCGGCATCGTGTTCCGGGTACAGCAGGAGCTCGGCGTACCGGTCAAGCTCGTCGGCCTCGGTGAGGGTCCGGACGACCTGGCGCCGTTCGAGCCCGCCGCCTTCGTCGACGCGCTCCTGGGCTAG
- a CDS encoding ammonium transporter, whose product MDGFPILGTPDTGDTAWMLVSSALVLLMTPGLAFFYGGMVRRKGVLNMIMMSISAMGVVTVLWVLYGYSMAFGNDKWSFVGDPTQYWGLKGLIGGNSLVAHLPAGTTAAVQIPLAGTIPQLVFVAFQLMFAIITVALISGAVADRLKFGGWLLFAGLWATFVYFPVAHWVFAFDGITATHGGWIANQLKAIDFAGGTAVHINSGTAGLVLAIILGKRSGWPTTPMRPHNLPFVMLGAGLLWFGWYGFNAGSALTSDGVAASTFITTTVATAAAMLFWLLTEKIRDGHATSLGAASGIVAGLVAITPSCSSVNVIGALAIGAGAGVVCALAVGLKFKLGFDDALDVVGVHLVGGLFGTLMVGLVATKEAPAAVAGLFYGGGFDQLWRQAVGAFAVLGYSAIVTAILALIVKYTIGLRLDKEDEANGIDEAEHAETAYEFA is encoded by the coding sequence GTGGATGGATTCCCTATCTTGGGCACGCCGGACACCGGTGATACCGCATGGATGCTGGTGAGTTCAGCGCTCGTGCTGTTGATGACACCGGGTCTGGCGTTCTTCTACGGCGGCATGGTGCGCCGTAAGGGCGTGCTCAACATGATCATGATGAGCATCAGCGCCATGGGTGTCGTCACGGTGTTGTGGGTGCTGTACGGCTACTCGATGGCGTTCGGCAATGACAAGTGGAGCTTCGTCGGGGATCCCACCCAGTACTGGGGACTCAAGGGACTCATCGGCGGCAACTCGCTCGTTGCGCACCTGCCCGCGGGAACCACTGCGGCGGTGCAGATTCCGCTCGCCGGGACCATCCCGCAGCTGGTGTTCGTGGCGTTCCAGCTGATGTTCGCCATCATCACCGTCGCCCTGATCTCGGGCGCGGTCGCCGACCGTCTCAAGTTCGGCGGCTGGCTGCTGTTCGCCGGCCTGTGGGCCACCTTCGTCTACTTCCCGGTCGCGCACTGGGTCTTCGCCTTCGACGGCATCACGGCCACGCACGGTGGCTGGATCGCGAACCAGCTCAAGGCAATCGACTTCGCCGGTGGTACCGCGGTGCACATCAACTCCGGTACCGCGGGCCTGGTGCTGGCCATCATCCTGGGCAAGCGCTCGGGCTGGCCCACCACTCCGATGCGTCCGCACAACCTGCCGTTCGTCATGCTGGGCGCCGGCCTGCTGTGGTTCGGTTGGTACGGCTTCAACGCCGGCTCGGCACTGACCTCTGACGGTGTCGCCGCCTCGACATTCATCACCACCACCGTGGCGACCGCCGCCGCGATGCTGTTCTGGCTGCTGACGGAAAAGATTCGTGACGGCCACGCCACCTCCCTCGGCGCGGCGTCGGGCATCGTGGCCGGCCTGGTGGCCATCACCCCGTCCTGCTCGTCGGTCAATGTCATCGGCGCGCTGGCGATCGGCGCGGGCGCCGGTGTGGTCTGTGCTCTCGCGGTGGGCCTGAAGTTCAAGCTGGGCTTCGACGACGCGCTCGACGTCGTGGGCGTTCACCTGGTCGGTGGTCTGTTCGGCACCCTGATGGTCGGCCTGGTGGCCACCAAGGAGGCTCCGGCCGCTGTGGCGGGTCTGTTCTACGGTGGCGGGTTCGACCAGCTGTGGCGTCAGGCCGTCGGCGCGTTCGCGGTCCTTGGCTACTCGGCGATCGTTACCGCTATCTTGGCCTTGATCGTCAAGTACACCATCGGCCTTCGCCTCGACAAGGAGGACGAGGCCAACGGTATCGACGAGGCCGAACACGCGGAAACCGCTTATGAATTCGCGTGA
- a CDS encoding P-II family nitrogen regulator → MKLITAIVKPFTLEDVKTGLEQLGILGMTVSEVQGYGRQKGHTEVYRGAEYSVDFVPKVRVEVIVDDASVDKVVDVIVQAARTGKIGDGKVWVTSVETVVRVRTGERGSDAI, encoded by the coding sequence ATGAAGTTGATCACGGCGATCGTCAAGCCGTTCACGCTCGAAGACGTCAAGACCGGTCTGGAGCAATTGGGAATCCTCGGGATGACCGTCAGCGAGGTGCAGGGCTACGGCCGCCAGAAGGGCCACACCGAGGTCTACCGCGGTGCTGAGTACTCGGTGGACTTCGTGCCCAAGGTGCGGGTCGAGGTCATCGTCGACGACGCATCGGTCGACAAGGTCGTGGATGTCATCGTGCAGGCCGCGCGGACGGGCAAGATCGGTGACGGCAAGGTGTGGGTCACCTCTGTCGAGACCGTGGTGCGCGTCCGTACGGGTGAGCGGGGCAGCGACGCCATCTGA
- a CDS encoding [protein-PII] uridylyltransferase: MTMQTPDSAAGADDTSVSSASAAGSTRPASDLSAAVEQLLGGGARRLDSVALREALVDLYEFWLAAKATEIGITETSGFAIVATGGLGRREMLPYSDLDLMLLHDDLPQAAVTEVAEALWYPLWDANIHLDHSVRTVPQALKTAAGDVSAGLAMLDARHIAGDSDLSSLLVGGARRQWRTGITSRFTELIEHAAARWERSGQIAHRAEPDLKNGRGGLRDVQLLNALAMAQLADVYPSRSVASPIGTLGDAHLALLNVRTELHRVSHKGREMVLAQYADEVGAALGIGDRFDLARMISDAARTISFYVDAGVRTAGNALPRRGFAALKRPVRRPLDEGVLEFGGEVILARDAKPQRDPGLILRVAAAAATNGLPIAGSTLARLAESAPELRAPWPKEALNDLLVMLAAGPGAVATVEALDRTGLWGRLFPEWGAIRDLPPRDVVHIWTVDRHLIETVSRASAFTTRVDRPDLLVLGALLHDIGKGRGGDHSVIGAELANQIGIRLGLWPADIEVLVKMVRYHLLLPETATRRDLQDPNTIASVVDALGGDGLLLELLHALAEADSLATGPGVWGDWKASLIGDLVRRCRLMMAGEDLPHPDPIDPQLLSRASQSGVHVELTAADSAHLFNVTMLAPDRRGLLSKAAGVLALHSLRVHSASVNSHEGLAINTFVVSPHFGSPPAAELLRQQFILALDGDLDVIAALEQRDEETPAPTRRAGDVPAAVPGYHTVAPPRVRWFEGSSDDELVVQIRSADRPGLLARLAAVIERKGADVAWAKVTTLGATVVDAFGLVVPEDFTATEARAAFEQDLYAVLPAPAPVKPAVITAEVS; the protein is encoded by the coding sequence ATGACAATGCAGACACCAGATTCCGCTGCCGGAGCCGACGATACTTCGGTGTCGTCTGCTTCGGCAGCGGGGTCAACCCGTCCGGCCAGCGACCTGAGTGCTGCTGTCGAGCAGTTGCTGGGCGGCGGCGCGCGCCGCCTCGATTCGGTGGCGTTGCGCGAGGCGCTGGTTGATCTGTACGAATTCTGGCTTGCCGCAAAGGCAACCGAGATCGGTATCACCGAGACCAGTGGCTTCGCCATCGTGGCGACCGGTGGTCTCGGGCGCCGGGAGATGCTGCCGTACTCGGACCTGGATTTGATGCTGCTGCACGACGACCTGCCGCAGGCCGCCGTCACCGAGGTTGCCGAGGCGCTCTGGTACCCGTTGTGGGACGCCAACATTCACCTCGACCACAGCGTCCGGACGGTGCCGCAGGCACTCAAGACCGCGGCCGGCGACGTCTCCGCCGGGCTGGCCATGCTCGACGCCCGGCACATCGCGGGCGATTCGGATCTGTCGTCCCTGTTGGTCGGCGGCGCCCGGAGGCAATGGCGGACCGGGATCACCTCCCGCTTCACCGAATTGATCGAACACGCCGCGGCGCGGTGGGAACGTTCCGGTCAGATCGCGCACCGCGCCGAACCGGATCTGAAGAACGGCCGCGGTGGGCTGCGCGACGTGCAGCTGCTCAACGCACTGGCCATGGCGCAGTTGGCCGACGTCTACCCGAGTCGGTCCGTGGCGTCGCCGATCGGCACGCTGGGCGACGCGCATCTCGCACTGCTCAACGTGCGCACCGAGCTCCATCGCGTCTCGCACAAGGGCCGTGAGATGGTGCTGGCCCAGTACGCCGACGAGGTCGGCGCCGCACTGGGCATCGGTGACCGCTTCGACCTGGCCCGCATGATCAGCGATGCCGCCCGCACCATCAGCTTCTACGTGGACGCCGGCGTGCGGACCGCGGGGAATGCCTTGCCGCGCAGAGGCTTTGCGGCACTCAAACGACCCGTCCGGCGACCGCTGGACGAGGGCGTACTGGAATTCGGCGGCGAGGTCATCCTGGCCCGCGACGCCAAACCGCAGCGCGACCCGGGCCTGATCCTGCGAGTGGCCGCCGCGGCAGCCACCAACGGACTGCCCATCGCGGGATCGACCTTGGCGCGGCTGGCCGAATCGGCGCCCGAATTGCGGGCGCCGTGGCCGAAAGAAGCGCTCAACGACCTGCTCGTGATGCTGGCCGCCGGGCCGGGTGCGGTCGCCACCGTGGAGGCCCTGGACCGGACCGGGCTGTGGGGCCGGTTGTTCCCGGAGTGGGGCGCGATCCGCGACCTGCCGCCACGTGATGTCGTGCACATCTGGACCGTCGACCGGCATCTGATCGAAACCGTCTCCCGGGCAAGCGCTTTCACCACCCGCGTGGACCGGCCCGATCTGCTGGTGCTGGGTGCGCTGCTGCACGACATCGGCAAGGGCCGGGGCGGCGACCACAGTGTGATCGGTGCCGAACTGGCCAACCAGATCGGCATCCGGCTGGGCTTGTGGCCGGCCGATATCGAGGTGCTGGTCAAGATGGTGCGCTACCACCTGCTGTTGCCGGAAACGGCGACTCGTCGAGATCTGCAGGACCCCAACACCATTGCATCGGTGGTCGACGCGCTCGGTGGCGATGGACTGCTGCTGGAATTGCTGCACGCGCTGGCCGAGGCGGATTCGCTCGCCACGGGTCCCGGCGTGTGGGGTGACTGGAAGGCCTCCCTGATCGGCGATCTGGTCCGGCGATGCCGGCTGATGATGGCGGGGGAGGACCTGCCGCACCCCGATCCCATTGATCCGCAACTGCTTTCGCGGGCCAGCCAGAGCGGTGTCCACGTCGAACTCACCGCGGCGGACAGTGCGCACCTGTTCAACGTCACGATGCTCGCCCCGGATCGGCGCGGTCTGCTGTCGAAAGCCGCCGGGGTGCTGGCCCTGCACTCGCTGCGGGTGCATTCGGCGTCGGTCAACAGCCATGAGGGACTGGCGATCAACACCTTCGTGGTGTCGCCACACTTCGGCTCCCCGCCGGCCGCGGAACTGCTGCGTCAGCAGTTCATCCTGGCGCTCGACGGCGATCTCGACGTGATCGCCGCGCTCGAGCAGCGGGACGAGGAAACTCCGGCCCCGACCCGGCGCGCCGGCGACGTCCCGGCGGCGGTGCCCGGCTACCACACGGTCGCGCCGCCCCGCGTGCGGTGGTTCGAGGGGTCCTCGGACGACGAGTTGGTCGTGCAGATCCGCAGCGCCGACCGGCCCGGCCTGCTCGCCCGCCTGGCCGCTGTCATCGAGCGCAAGGGCGCAGATGTGGCCTGGGCCAAGGTGACGACGCTGGGCGCCACCGTCGTCGACGCGTTCGGTCTGGTGGTGCCGGAGGACTTCACGGCCACCGAGGCCCGGGCAGCGTTCGAACAGGATCTGTATGCGGTGTTGCCCGCGCCCGCGCCGGTCAAGCCTGCCGTGATCACTGCCGAGGTGAGTTAG
- a CDS encoding FAD-dependent monooxygenase, with protein MTTMNSADIVVVGAGPTGLALACELAMRGVAVQLLERRRDIPNITRAFGVHARTLELLDARGLADELVQRGLPVQSVSPVPGAAINLRELPTRYPMVLMAPQSLTERVLTARAIELGVEIRYGAEVAGLTQDDDGVTVRLADHSTVRAGYLVGCDGAHSAVRTMLGIGFAGKQYQTHILLADVQLTNPPAGGLAAANSPDGVVLLVPFGDGWFRAIAWDRTREDVPLGEPVPLSEITGSLRRIAKTDFGVSEMRWSTRFLSERRQADRYRVGRCFIAGDAAHVHSPLGAQGMNTGIQDAMNLGWKLASAVKGTAPAWLLDSYQSERHAVGANVLKLTDAFNQLVLGRSLPRRVLRRIAITALLSTGPTRRAMGGRLSGIAISYPRKRDDHRLVGRRMPDIACADTRVYELLRDGRFLLLTKGGLTLDRTDVTCAVTGDDQLPPAVLIRPDGYVAWAGEATDAPAAVRKWCGSAELANSPRQ; from the coding sequence ATGACCACCATGAACAGCGCGGACATCGTCGTTGTCGGTGCCGGCCCGACCGGTCTGGCGTTGGCGTGCGAACTGGCGATGCGCGGCGTCGCGGTTCAGTTGCTCGAACGACGCCGTGACATCCCGAACATCACCCGGGCCTTCGGCGTGCATGCGCGGACGCTGGAACTGCTGGACGCCCGCGGCCTGGCCGACGAACTCGTGCAGCGCGGGCTCCCCGTCCAGAGCGTGAGTCCCGTCCCGGGCGCCGCGATCAACCTGCGGGAATTGCCCACCCGCTACCCCATGGTGCTGATGGCACCGCAGAGCCTGACCGAACGGGTGCTGACCGCGCGCGCCATCGAACTCGGCGTCGAAATCCGTTACGGCGCCGAAGTCGCCGGTCTGACGCAGGACGACGACGGCGTCACCGTGCGCCTCGCCGATCACAGCACGGTGCGTGCCGGCTACCTCGTGGGCTGCGACGGTGCCCACAGCGCGGTGCGCACGATGCTGGGCATCGGGTTCGCCGGCAAGCAGTACCAGACCCACATCCTGCTGGCAGACGTTCAGCTGACGAACCCGCCGGCCGGCGGGCTGGCCGCCGCGAACAGCCCCGACGGCGTCGTGCTGCTGGTCCCGTTCGGCGACGGCTGGTTCCGCGCCATCGCGTGGGACCGCACCCGGGAAGACGTGCCGCTCGGCGAACCGGTACCGCTTTCCGAGATCACGGGCTCACTGCGCCGCATCGCGAAAACGGACTTCGGCGTCAGCGAGATGCGCTGGAGCACCCGGTTCCTGTCCGAGCGACGCCAGGCCGACCGCTACCGCGTCGGCCGCTGCTTCATCGCCGGCGATGCGGCGCACGTCCACTCGCCGCTGGGCGCACAGGGCATGAACACCGGCATCCAGGATGCGATGAACCTGGGCTGGAAGCTGGCGTCGGCCGTCAAGGGCACCGCGCCGGCGTGGCTCCTGGACAGTTACCAGAGTGAACGCCATGCCGTCGGCGCCAACGTGCTCAAACTGACCGATGCGTTCAATCAGCTGGTCCTGGGCCGCAGCCTGCCGCGGCGAGTCCTGCGGCGCATCGCGATCACCGCGCTCCTGAGCACCGGGCCCACCAGGCGTGCCATGGGCGGCCGCCTCAGCGGAATCGCCATCAGTTATCCCCGCAAGCGCGACGATCACCGTTTGGTCGGGCGCCGCATGCCGGACATCGCGTGCGCGGACACCCGGGTCTACGAACTACTGCGTGACGGCCGATTCCTACTGCTGACCAAGGGCGGTCTGACGCTCGACCGCACCGACGTCACCTGCGCGGTCACCGGCGATGACCAATTGCCGCCCGCCGTGCTGATCCGGCCCGACGGTTACGTCGCGTGGGCCGGCGAGGCCACCGACGCCCCGGCCGCCGTCCGGAAGTGGTGCGGCAGCGCGGAACTCGCTAACTCACCTCGGCAGTGA
- the ffh gene encoding signal recognition particle protein, with product MFESLSDRLTGALSGLRGKGRLTDADIDATAREIRLALLEADVSLPVTREFIGRIKERAKGAEVSGALNPAQQAVKIVNEELIGILGGETRQLAFAKTPPTVIMLAGLQGSGKTTLAGKLSKWLKDQGHTPLLVACDLQRPGAVNQLQIVGERAGVSVFAPHPGVSPDGVTIDQMTTGDPVSVAAAGLAEARAKHFDVVIVDTAGRLGIDEELMAQAAAIRDAVKPDETLFVLDAMIGQDAVTTANAFREGVGFTGVVLTKLDGDARGGAALSVREVTGAPILFASAGEKLEDFDVFHPDRMASRILGMGDVLTLIEQAEQVFDQKKAEEAAAKIGSGELTLEDFLEQMLMIRKMGPIGNLLGMLPGAGQMKDALAAVDDSHLDRIQAIIRGMTPAERSDPKIINASRRLRIANGSGVTVAEVNQLVDRFFEARKMMSQMAGQMGMPFGRKSSRKAAKGKNKQAGKGRKGGRGPTAPKAAANPFGLDPSALPGGFPDLSNMPQGLNELPPGLADFDLSQLKFPKK from the coding sequence GTGTTTGAATCCCTGTCCGACCGGTTGACCGGTGCGCTGTCGGGTCTGCGCGGCAAGGGCCGGCTGACCGACGCCGATATCGACGCCACCGCCCGCGAAATCCGCCTGGCCCTGCTCGAGGCCGACGTGTCGTTGCCGGTCACGCGCGAGTTCATCGGCCGGATCAAGGAACGCGCCAAGGGCGCCGAGGTTTCCGGTGCGCTGAACCCGGCGCAGCAGGCCGTCAAGATCGTCAACGAGGAGCTCATCGGCATCCTCGGTGGTGAGACGCGCCAGCTGGCGTTCGCCAAGACCCCGCCGACGGTCATCATGCTGGCCGGTCTGCAGGGTTCCGGTAAGACGACCCTCGCCGGCAAGCTGTCGAAATGGCTCAAGGATCAAGGACATACGCCGCTGCTGGTCGCGTGTGACCTGCAGCGCCCCGGCGCCGTCAACCAGCTGCAGATCGTCGGTGAGCGGGCTGGCGTCAGCGTCTTCGCACCGCACCCGGGAGTCTCGCCCGACGGCGTGACCATCGACCAGATGACCACCGGCGACCCGGTGTCGGTCGCCGCCGCGGGTCTGGCCGAGGCCAGGGCCAAGCACTTCGACGTCGTGATCGTCGACACCGCCGGCCGCCTCGGTATCGACGAGGAACTGATGGCCCAGGCCGCCGCGATCCGCGACGCCGTCAAGCCTGACGAGACGCTGTTCGTCCTCGACGCGATGATCGGTCAGGACGCCGTCACCACCGCCAACGCCTTCCGCGAAGGCGTGGGCTTCACCGGTGTCGTGCTGACCAAGCTCGACGGCGACGCCCGTGGTGGTGCCGCGCTGTCCGTGCGCGAGGTCACCGGCGCGCCGATCCTGTTCGCGTCGGCCGGCGAGAAGCTCGAGGACTTCGACGTCTTCCACCCGGACCGCATGGCGTCCCGCATCCTGGGCATGGGCGACGTCCTCACCCTGATCGAGCAGGCCGAGCAGGTCTTCGACCAGAAGAAGGCCGAAGAGGCCGCCGCCAAGATCGGCTCCGGTGAACTGACGCTCGAGGACTTCCTCGAGCAGATGCTGATGATCCGCAAGATGGGTCCCATCGGGAACCTGCTGGGCATGCTGCCCGGTGCCGGTCAGATGAAGGACGCCCTGGCGGCCGTCGACGACAGCCACCTGGACCGCATCCAGGCCATCATCCGCGGCATGACCCCCGCCGAGCGGTCCGACCCGAAGATCATCAACGCCTCCCGGCGCCTGCGCATCGCCAATGGATCCGGTGTCACGGTGGCCGAGGTCAATCAGCTGGTCGACCGCTTCTTCGAGGCCCGCAAGATGATGTCGCAGATGGCCGGCCAAATGGGAATGCCGTTCGGCCGCAAGAGCTCTCGCAAGGCCGCCAAGGGCAAGAACAAGCAGGCCGGCAAGGGCCGCAAGGGCGGACGCGGCCCGACGGCGCCGAAGGCGGCCGCCAACCCGTTCGGTCTGGACCCGAGCGCGCTGCCGGGCGGTTTCCCGGACCTGTCGAACATGCCGCAGGGGCTCAACGAGTTGCCGCCGGGCCTCGCCGACTTCGACCTGTCACAGCTGAAGTTCCCGAAGAAGTAG